One window from the genome of Spiractinospora alimapuensis encodes:
- a CDS encoding FGGY-family carbohydrate kinase produces MSGIAPGATPLLLGIDIGTASSKGVLATPEGDVVAQATVAHGVSRPHPGWVEQDADGVWWHDVVHLSRTLLAEVEPSAVQGVCVSGIGPVVLPADAAGRPLRPAILYGVDTRAVDIAAELESTLGAEEVLRRTGSRLSSQSAGPKVTWLARNEPDIWGRTQRLFMASSYAVFRLTGAYVLDHHSASQSQPLYDRERNTWIPEWAEVVAPGLTLPELRWPSDVAGTVSAAAAAETGIPEGTPVAVGTIDAWAEAESADVRESGDVMIMYGSTMFFIAVTDQPVIHENLWGTIGQHAGMHTLAGGMASSGAITAWFRDIAGERPFAELVAEAEAVPAGSGGLLALPYFDGERTPFADPDARGVIAGLTLRHGAGHVYRSLLEATAFGARHNLDAFADVGVPLRRIVAVGGGATSDLWPAIVSDTTGHRQEIPTRTIGAAYGDAKFAAVGVGLADRATRWNPPRSVIEPGTDAPTYEKLYRLYRRLHENTRDIQHELAHL; encoded by the coding sequence ATGTCCGGTATCGCCCCCGGTGCGACACCTCTGCTTCTCGGAATCGACATCGGTACCGCGAGTAGTAAGGGCGTGCTGGCGACTCCGGAGGGAGACGTGGTCGCGCAGGCCACGGTGGCCCACGGAGTGTCCCGCCCTCACCCGGGGTGGGTGGAGCAGGACGCGGACGGCGTGTGGTGGCACGACGTCGTCCACCTCAGCCGGACCCTGCTCGCCGAGGTCGAGCCGAGCGCCGTGCAGGGCGTCTGCGTGAGCGGTATCGGGCCGGTCGTCCTCCCCGCCGACGCGGCGGGCCGCCCGCTGCGCCCGGCGATCCTCTACGGCGTCGACACCCGCGCTGTCGATATCGCGGCGGAGCTGGAGAGCACGCTGGGGGCCGAGGAGGTGCTGCGCCGCACGGGATCCAGGCTGTCGTCACAGTCGGCGGGACCGAAGGTCACCTGGTTGGCGCGCAACGAGCCGGACATCTGGGGCCGCACCCAACGCCTGTTCATGGCCAGCTCGTACGCCGTGTTCCGGCTGACCGGCGCCTACGTCCTGGACCACCACTCAGCGAGCCAGAGCCAACCCCTCTACGACCGGGAGCGCAACACGTGGATCCCGGAGTGGGCCGAGGTCGTCGCGCCCGGTCTGACCCTGCCCGAGCTGCGGTGGCCGAGTGACGTCGCCGGAACGGTCTCGGCCGCCGCCGCGGCCGAGACCGGAATCCCGGAGGGAACCCCGGTAGCGGTCGGCACCATCGACGCGTGGGCCGAGGCGGAGAGCGCCGATGTGCGTGAGTCCGGCGACGTCATGATCATGTACGGGTCCACGATGTTCTTCATCGCGGTCACCGACCAGCCCGTCATCCACGAGAACCTCTGGGGAACCATCGGGCAGCACGCCGGGATGCACACGCTCGCCGGAGGCATGGCGAGCTCCGGGGCGATCACCGCCTGGTTCCGGGACATCGCGGGGGAGAGGCCTTTCGCCGAACTCGTCGCGGAGGCCGAGGCGGTGCCCGCCGGGTCCGGCGGCCTGCTGGCCCTGCCGTACTTCGACGGAGAGCGCACCCCCTTCGCCGACCCCGACGCGCGTGGCGTCATCGCCGGACTCACCCTGCGGCACGGTGCCGGCCACGTGTACCGGTCGCTACTGGAGGCGACCGCGTTCGGAGCCCGTCACAACCTCGACGCCTTCGCCGACGTCGGGGTGCCACTGCGGCGGATCGTCGCCGTCGGAGGCGGAGCGACCTCCGACCTGTGGCCGGCCATCGTCAGTGACACGACCGGCCACCGGCAGGAGATCCCCACCCGCACCATCGGAGCCGCCTACGGTGACGCCAAGTTCGCCGCGGTCGGCGTCGGTCTCGCCGACCGCGCCACCCGCTGGAACCCACCACGATCCGTCATCGAACCCGGAACCGACGCGCCCACCTACGAGAAGCTCTACCGGCTCTACCGTCGGCTGCACGAGAACACCCGCGACATCCAGCACGAGCTCGCCCACCTCTGA
- a CDS encoding PTS sugar transporter subunit IIA, giving the protein MGSTAGLAGVVTADTIRARIAVTSWEEAVRASGELLVRAGACEPPYVEAMEQAVRDLGPYIVLAPGVAMPHARPEAGVVRPGIAVVTLDTPVPFGHAANDPVDLVIPFAAVDKDAHLATLQRLVALLQDQTALDRVREATTDEELCTALGLEAQDTQTN; this is encoded by the coding sequence ATGGGAAGCACGGCAGGGCTCGCGGGCGTCGTCACCGCAGACACGATCCGCGCGCGGATCGCGGTCACGTCCTGGGAGGAGGCCGTCCGGGCGTCCGGTGAACTCCTCGTACGAGCCGGCGCCTGTGAACCCCCCTATGTCGAGGCGATGGAACAGGCCGTGCGCGATCTCGGCCCCTACATCGTGCTCGCTCCCGGTGTGGCCATGCCCCACGCGCGTCCCGAAGCCGGGGTGGTTCGCCCAGGGATCGCCGTCGTCACACTCGACACCCCCGTCCCCTTCGGACACGCGGCCAACGACCCCGTGGATCTGGTGATCCCGTTCGCGGCGGTCGACAAGGACGCCCACTTGGCGACCCTGCAGCGACTCGTGGCGCTGCTCCAGGACCAGACCGCGCTCGACCGGGTGCGCGAGGCGACCACCGACGAAGAGCTGTGCACCGCCCTGGGACTCGAGGCCCAGGACACCCAGACCAACTGA
- a CDS encoding HPr family phosphocarrier protein, whose protein sequence is MTETHSSEHHSLEIPVEAAEGLHARPAAELAQRASAFQADITVHAGERQADAKSVLALLSLGVDSGTRIRLEARGADASHAVRDLAGVIAPAYRAAE, encoded by the coding sequence ATGACCGAGACGCACAGCTCCGAGCACCACAGCCTCGAGATTCCGGTGGAAGCGGCCGAAGGCCTCCACGCGCGGCCCGCCGCGGAACTGGCCCAACGCGCCTCCGCGTTCCAGGCGGACATCACCGTCCACGCGGGTGAGCGACAGGCGGACGCCAAGAGCGTGCTCGCCCTGCTCAGCCTGGGTGTGGACAGTGGAACACGGATCCGGCTGGAGGCCCGGGGGGCGGACGCGTCCCACGCCGTCCGTGACCTCGCGGGTGTGATCGCACCGGCGTACCGCGCCGCCGAATAG
- a CDS encoding TetR/AcrR family transcriptional regulator, translating into MPAANPRRRRVLADAAIALLAEHGAHGLTHRSVERRADQPAGTASNYFRNREALLVAAAERVLELHMADVAAATSAGGAGAAGPRPEDRHEWSADELADLLAHSLWEAATTYRERYLAAVELQLAARGYPALADSLSALLGDAVASSRQLHVTMGTPVSPEAVRTLSDMYIGALFTLVAQPVEQLDRTAVHNLATSMVRGAIQLDTST; encoded by the coding sequence ATGCCCGCCGCCAATCCGCGTCGCCGGCGTGTCCTCGCGGACGCCGCCATCGCCCTCCTCGCCGAACACGGCGCCCACGGACTGACCCACCGTTCCGTGGAGAGGCGCGCTGACCAACCGGCGGGAACCGCCTCGAACTACTTCCGGAACCGCGAAGCCCTCCTGGTCGCGGCGGCGGAACGCGTCCTCGAGCTGCACATGGCCGACGTGGCCGCCGCCACCTCGGCCGGAGGCGCGGGCGCGGCCGGGCCCCGGCCCGAGGACAGGCACGAGTGGTCGGCCGACGAGCTGGCCGACCTCCTCGCCCACTCGCTGTGGGAGGCCGCGACCACCTACCGCGAGCGCTATCTCGCCGCCGTGGAGCTCCAGCTCGCGGCCCGCGGCTATCCCGCCCTCGCCGACAGTCTGTCCGCGCTCCTGGGCGATGCGGTGGCCAGCAGCAGACAGCTCCACGTGACGATGGGGACACCGGTGTCGCCGGAGGCTGTCCGCACGTTGAGCGACATGTACATCGGCGCGTTGTTCACCCTGGTCGCGCAGCCCGTCGAGCAGCTTGACCGCACGGCGGTCCACAACCTCGCCACGTCCATGGTGCGTGGAGCCATCCAGCTCGACACCAGCACCTGA
- a CDS encoding DeoR/GlpR family DNA-binding transcription regulator, with the protein MGKHERWNLLLELLSARERLSVEEAAQELRVSAATVRRDFEELAQQQMLTRTHGGAIANTIAYDLPLRYKSARHTTEKQRIAARVAQLVRRGSIVGMNGGTTTTEVARALATRPDINAEQDGTSTALTLVTNAINIANELTVRPNVKLVVTGGVVRSQSYELVGPLSTGLFDDVTLDVAILGINGIEAVAGATCHNEGEASINRLMATRAQQVIVVADGSKVGHRAFARICGISEVNTFVTDASADPAQLERFEEAGVEVVRV; encoded by the coding sequence GTGGGGAAGCACGAGCGCTGGAACCTCCTCCTGGAGCTGTTGTCCGCCCGGGAGCGACTGAGCGTCGAGGAGGCCGCGCAGGAGCTACGGGTGTCGGCGGCGACGGTCCGCCGCGACTTCGAGGAGCTCGCGCAACAACAGATGCTCACGCGCACGCACGGCGGCGCGATCGCGAACACGATCGCCTATGACCTGCCGCTGCGCTACAAGAGCGCGCGTCACACCACGGAGAAGCAGCGCATCGCCGCCCGGGTGGCCCAGTTGGTACGTCGCGGCAGCATCGTCGGCATGAACGGCGGGACCACCACGACGGAGGTCGCGCGAGCGTTGGCGACCCGGCCGGACATCAACGCCGAGCAGGACGGCACCTCGACCGCGCTCACGTTGGTCACCAACGCCATCAACATCGCCAACGAGTTGACGGTCCGCCCCAACGTCAAACTCGTCGTCACCGGCGGAGTCGTGCGCTCACAGTCCTACGAGTTGGTGGGCCCGCTGTCCACCGGGCTGTTCGACGACGTCACGTTGGACGTCGCCATCCTGGGGATCAACGGGATTGAGGCGGTCGCCGGCGCGACCTGCCACAACGAGGGCGAGGCGAGCATCAACCGCCTCATGGCGACACGGGCCCAGCAGGTGATCGTTGTCGCCGATGGATCAAAGGTGGGCCACCGAGCGTTCGCCCGGATATGCGGGATCTCCGAGGTCAACACCTTCGTCACCGACGCGAGCGCCGACCCCGCGCAGTTGGAGCGCTTCGAGGAGGCCGGCGTGGAGGTCGTGCGCGTCTGA
- a CDS encoding class II fructose-bisphosphate aldolase, protein MPLTSTLDLVAPAAAAGHGVGAFNVVQLEHAEALVAGAERAETPVILQISENTVRYHGALAPIGLATLAVARAATVPVAVHLDHATRPDLVGEAVELGFPSVMFDASALEYAENEAATADVVRHCHANGVVVEAELGEVGGKDGVHAPGARTDPDDARRFVERTGVDMLAVAVGTSHAMVEQTATLDFALIERLRAAVSVPLVLHGSSGVSDDDLGRAVRAGITKVNIATRLNATFTTAARTWLSDNPNGVDPRRYLGAARDAVAGELPEILRTLTTPAVEAPA, encoded by the coding sequence ATGCCGCTGACGTCCACTCTTGACCTGGTCGCTCCCGCCGCAGCGGCGGGCCATGGTGTCGGGGCCTTCAACGTCGTGCAGTTGGAGCACGCCGAGGCCCTCGTCGCGGGCGCCGAGCGGGCCGAAACCCCGGTCATCCTGCAGATCAGCGAGAACACCGTGCGCTACCACGGCGCGCTCGCGCCCATAGGCCTCGCCACCTTGGCCGTGGCCCGGGCCGCGACCGTACCGGTCGCGGTTCACCTGGACCATGCCACCCGCCCTGACCTGGTGGGCGAGGCCGTCGAGCTGGGGTTCCCGTCCGTGATGTTCGACGCCTCCGCGCTGGAGTACGCGGAGAACGAGGCGGCGACGGCCGACGTGGTGCGGCACTGCCACGCCAACGGGGTCGTCGTCGAGGCCGAGCTGGGCGAGGTCGGCGGCAAGGACGGTGTTCACGCCCCAGGTGCCCGCACCGACCCCGACGACGCGCGACGGTTCGTCGAACGCACGGGTGTGGACATGCTGGCGGTCGCGGTGGGAACGTCCCACGCGATGGTGGAACAGACCGCCACACTGGACTTCGCGCTCATCGAACGCCTGCGTGCCGCGGTGAGCGTGCCGCTGGTGCTCCACGGCTCGTCCGGTGTCTCCGACGACGACCTGGGGCGCGCGGTGCGGGCCGGCATCACCAAGGTCAACATCGCCACCCGTCTGAACGCGACCTTCACCACGGCCGCCCGGACATGGCTGAGCGACAACCCCAACGGTGTGGACCCACGTCGGTATCTGGGGGCGGCCCGCGACGCGGTCGCCGGCGAACTGCCGGAGATCCTGCGGACGTTGACCACTCCGGCCGTCGAAGCACCGGCGTAG
- a CDS encoding FAD-dependent monooxygenase, producing the protein MRELNATVVGGGLAGLASAITLTRAGWRTTVLESRQQTGEEGAGVGLPRNGITALRSIGFSDAEIDDFCYRTFHVGYRDLKGHSLLRGPTGDDIPPSLYVWGVHRQRIHAALLAKAVELGAEVIAGAPVTGVRPGAPDGDLATVTWEKEGTAHQVESHLVIAADGMWSVVRRELFPAAKPRYSGHTSWRAIIPRNGYEDALSAYLGPNADFGTMPISESEQYWYGYFRHPEKATFDDEVAAARARFFGWAPEVVEQIEDTKPEQLMRHDVYHLPGGLPNYVKGRVLMVGDAAHAALPTMGAGASTSLEDGASLGTLVAQRVVRGNSLGNALAKFDRVRRPRCRALARQARINQWLGADVGGGPRQSLRNTAMRLIPTGALIKGSAPLVRWTPPN; encoded by the coding sequence ATGCGGGAACTCAACGCCACCGTCGTCGGAGGAGGACTGGCGGGACTCGCCTCGGCGATCACGCTCACGCGAGCGGGCTGGCGGACCACGGTGTTGGAGAGTCGTCAGCAGACGGGAGAGGAGGGGGCGGGAGTCGGTCTGCCCCGAAACGGCATCACCGCGCTGCGGTCCATCGGGTTTTCCGACGCGGAGATCGATGACTTCTGCTACCGGACCTTCCATGTCGGCTACCGCGACCTGAAGGGACATAGCCTCCTGCGCGGCCCGACCGGCGATGACATTCCGCCGTCTCTCTACGTGTGGGGGGTCCACCGCCAGCGGATCCACGCCGCGCTGCTCGCGAAGGCCGTTGAACTCGGCGCTGAGGTCATCGCGGGCGCGCCCGTCACCGGAGTTCGGCCCGGCGCTCCCGATGGTGACCTGGCCACGGTGACATGGGAGAAGGAGGGGACCGCCCACCAGGTGGAGTCCCACCTCGTGATCGCGGCGGACGGCATGTGGAGCGTCGTACGGCGTGAACTCTTCCCGGCGGCGAAGCCACGGTACAGCGGTCACACCAGTTGGCGCGCGATCATCCCGCGGAACGGCTACGAGGACGCACTCTCGGCATACCTGGGGCCCAACGCGGACTTCGGGACCATGCCCATCAGCGAATCCGAACAGTACTGGTACGGATACTTCCGACACCCGGAAAAGGCCACCTTCGACGACGAAGTCGCCGCGGCCCGGGCACGGTTCTTCGGTTGGGCACCAGAGGTCGTAGAGCAGATCGAGGACACCAAGCCGGAGCAGCTGATGCGCCACGACGTCTACCACCTGCCCGGTGGACTTCCCAACTACGTCAAAGGCCGCGTCCTCATGGTCGGCGATGCGGCCCACGCCGCCCTTCCCACCATGGGTGCCGGCGCCTCGACGTCCCTGGAGGACGGAGCGAGCCTGGGGACACTCGTCGCGCAGCGGGTCGTCCGAGGAAACAGCCTGGGCAACGCACTCGCGAAGTTCGACCGCGTCCGCCGCCCTCGTTGCCGCGCCCTCGCCCGCCAGGCTCGCATCAACCAATGGCTGGGGGCAGACGTCGGGGGCGGTCCGCGTCAGTCCCTCCGCAACACGGCCATGCGCCTGATCCCTACCGGCGCCTTGATCAAGGGCTCGGCCCCACTCGTGCGGTGGACGCCACCTAACTGA
- a CDS encoding SIS domain-containing protein, producing the protein MTEAHIEREIQSQPECWRRAADVAPRHASVLPQAGERVAVVGCGTSWFIAQAYARLREDGGHGETDAFAASEMPEGRSYDRILAITRSGTTTEVLDLLKQVRGTTPTVAITAVPESPIADVADTIVSLDFADEESVVQTRFATTALMLLRASLGDDVDTALSDLSTALTSDLHPQLLTAEQITFLGQGWSVGLANEAALKMREAAQAWTESYPAMDYRHGPISVTTTGRVVWILGAAPDGLVADVERTGGHAETSSLDPLAELVRVQRLALATARAKGLDPDQPRNLTRSVILDH; encoded by the coding sequence ATGACCGAGGCCCACATCGAACGGGAGATCCAGAGCCAGCCGGAGTGCTGGCGTCGTGCGGCGGACGTCGCGCCGCGACACGCATCGGTCCTGCCGCAGGCGGGCGAGCGTGTGGCTGTCGTCGGTTGCGGGACTTCCTGGTTCATCGCGCAGGCTTACGCACGGCTGCGCGAAGATGGTGGTCACGGCGAGACGGACGCGTTCGCCGCCTCAGAGATGCCGGAGGGCCGTTCCTACGACCGGATCCTCGCGATCACCCGGTCCGGCACCACCACTGAGGTTCTCGACCTCCTCAAGCAGGTACGGGGCACCACCCCGACCGTCGCGATCACCGCGGTTCCCGAGTCGCCGATCGCCGACGTGGCCGACACGATCGTCTCCCTGGACTTCGCCGACGAGGAGTCCGTGGTCCAGACACGCTTCGCCACCACCGCGCTGATGCTCCTGCGCGCCTCCCTCGGCGACGACGTCGACACAGCGCTGAGCGACCTGAGCACCGCCCTCACCTCCGACCTCCACCCCCAACTCCTGACCGCGGAACAGATCACGTTCCTCGGTCAGGGCTGGTCCGTGGGGCTCGCCAACGAGGCGGCCCTGAAGATGCGGGAGGCCGCCCAGGCCTGGACCGAGTCCTACCCCGCGATGGACTACCGCCACGGTCCCATCAGCGTCACGACCACCGGTCGTGTGGTGTGGATCCTCGGTGCCGCCCCCGACGGCCTCGTCGCTGACGTCGAGCGCACCGGCGGCCACGCCGAGACCAGTTCCCTCGACCCTCTCGCCGAACTCGTTCGAGTCCAGCGGCTGGCGCTCGCGACCGCGCGCGCCAAGGGTCTCGACCCGGACCAACCGCGCAACCTGACTCGTTCCGTGATCCTTGACCACTGA
- a CDS encoding acetamidase/formamidase family protein — MAEHEIRVDYEKSVTAQETVAHNRWHPDVEPVITCQSGDEVVMETLDALDGQLGPDVDLEDLHSLDLGRVHPLTGPIHVEGAEPGDLLDVEVLEIQPDTYGATGEVPGFGFLRDHFPEPFLARWDLADGWATWAEIPGVRVPGAPFLGLMGVAPSHELLRRATERETAAARRGEEVLLPDPAGAVPGGVVGEEGLRTVPPRENGGNLDIKQLSASARLQLPVFVPGALFSCGDAHFAQGDCESCGMAIEMRSTARLRFTLRKGEAARRGITTPHFQRDDYWVAPHFAAPRRFLATTGMPITNTGENRSEDLTEATRQALLAMIDLLGERGYTREQAYAICSVAVDLKISQVVDVPNVLVSAFLPLDIFEDELS; from the coding sequence ATGGCTGAGCACGAGATCCGCGTTGACTACGAGAAGTCCGTCACCGCGCAGGAGACTGTCGCACACAACCGCTGGCACCCCGACGTGGAGCCCGTGATCACCTGCCAGTCGGGCGACGAGGTGGTCATGGAGACACTCGACGCGTTGGACGGTCAGCTCGGGCCCGATGTCGACCTGGAGGACCTTCACTCACTGGACCTGGGGCGGGTCCATCCCCTCACCGGCCCGATCCACGTCGAGGGCGCGGAACCGGGCGACCTGTTGGACGTCGAGGTGCTGGAGATCCAGCCCGACACCTACGGGGCGACCGGAGAGGTGCCCGGCTTCGGTTTCCTGCGGGACCACTTCCCCGAACCGTTCCTCGCGCGCTGGGACCTCGCCGACGGCTGGGCGACCTGGGCGGAGATCCCGGGGGTGCGCGTTCCGGGAGCCCCCTTCCTGGGCCTTATGGGGGTCGCGCCGAGCCACGAGCTGTTGCGACGCGCCACGGAGCGCGAGACAGCGGCGGCGCGGCGTGGGGAGGAGGTTCTGTTGCCGGACCCGGCGGGAGCCGTGCCCGGGGGCGTGGTGGGTGAGGAAGGACTGCGCACCGTGCCACCCCGGGAGAACGGCGGAAACCTCGACATCAAGCAACTCAGCGCGAGCGCCCGGCTCCAACTGCCGGTGTTCGTGCCCGGCGCCTTGTTCAGTTGCGGCGACGCTCACTTCGCGCAGGGTGACTGCGAAAGCTGCGGCATGGCGATCGAGATGAGGTCCACCGCGCGGCTGCGCTTCACCCTCCGCAAGGGAGAGGCCGCACGGCGCGGAATCACGACGCCCCACTTCCAGCGGGACGACTACTGGGTGGCGCCCCACTTCGCCGCCCCGCGCCGGTTCCTCGCCACGACCGGAATGCCGATCACGAATACCGGCGAGAACCGGTCCGAGGACCTCACCGAAGCGACACGTCAGGCCCTGCTCGCCATGATCGACCTGTTGGGAGAGCGCGGCTACACCCGCGAGCAGGCGTACGCGATCTGCAGCGTGGCGGTCGACCTCAAGATCAGCCAGGTCGTGGACGTGCCCAACGTTCTCGTGTCGGCGTTCCTGCCCCTGGACATCTTCGAGGATGAGCTGAGTTGA
- a CDS encoding 1-phosphofructokinase family hexose kinase gives MILTVTLNAALDVTYEIERLVPNSAHRVTQQHAQAGGKGVNVSRVLAALEQDTCATGLVGGATGQAIREEVVSGFPEAFLSIGAESRRTHTMVSGADGDATLFNETGPRVSTAEWSAFRDHFTRMIATVDVAVCSGSLPPGVPDSAYAELVELARSRGVPTVIDATGAALTAAAAAGPTVVKPNAQELVETTGHRDPLLGARALRDMGAQCVAVSLGAEGLLVVNEDTAVRVTPPERVRGNPTGAGDATVAAIATGLAAGHTWGQIAKDAVALSAAAVHFPVAGGFSTPDYIRYQSAVRVEDVSVDSPWPTTASLEHEDAADVHS, from the coding sequence GTGATCCTCACGGTCACTCTGAACGCGGCGCTCGATGTCACCTACGAGATCGAGCGCCTCGTTCCCAACAGCGCGCACCGCGTCACACAACAGCACGCCCAGGCGGGGGGCAAGGGAGTCAACGTGTCCCGCGTCCTGGCGGCACTCGAACAGGACACCTGCGCGACCGGCCTCGTCGGCGGCGCCACGGGACAGGCGATCCGCGAGGAGGTGGTCTCAGGCTTCCCAGAGGCGTTCCTGTCCATCGGCGCCGAGTCCCGACGCACACACACCATGGTCTCCGGGGCCGACGGCGACGCCACCCTGTTCAACGAGACCGGCCCACGGGTGTCGACGGCGGAGTGGTCGGCGTTCCGCGACCACTTCACCCGCATGATCGCGACCGTGGACGTGGCGGTCTGCTCCGGCAGCCTACCGCCCGGGGTGCCCGACTCCGCCTACGCGGAACTGGTCGAGCTCGCCCGGAGCCGCGGCGTGCCCACGGTGATCGACGCCACCGGCGCGGCGCTCACCGCCGCCGCGGCGGCCGGGCCCACCGTGGTCAAACCCAACGCCCAGGAACTCGTGGAGACCACGGGGCACCGCGACCCGCTGCTCGGCGCCCGCGCCCTGCGGGACATGGGCGCGCAGTGTGTCGCGGTCTCTCTCGGCGCCGAGGGGCTCCTCGTGGTGAACGAGGACACGGCCGTGCGGGTCACCCCGCCGGAACGCGTCCGCGGCAACCCCACCGGAGCCGGGGACGCGACCGTGGCCGCGATCGCCACCGGGCTGGCCGCCGGCCACACCTGGGGCCAGATCGCCAAGGACGCGGTCGCGTTGTCCGCCGCGGCGGTGCACTTTCCGGTCGCCGGCGGGTTCTCCACGCCCGACTACATCCGATACCAGTCCGCCGTCCGGGTGGAGGACGTCTCCGTCGACTCTCCCTGGCCGACGACAGCGAGTTTGGAGCATGAGGATGCCGCTGACGTCCACTCTTGA
- the ptsP gene encoding phosphoenolpyruvate--protein phosphotransferase has translation MADLIGKGVSPGVAVGPARRMARDVPEPDSSATHAGDAAAETARARAGLEHVATDLTRRGEKAGGEAAAVLSAQALMARDPAIAKDVEKRVNAGATAQRATYDAFLAYREPLLAAGGYLAERVVDLDDVRDRVVAHLLGVPMPGIPESGEPFILVAADLAPADTATLDPDRVLAIVTREGSPTSHTAILARTLGLPAVVACPGTDDIVDGTLVLIDGTTGGVTLDPTTERVGSVLDADRVRTQAAARAEGPGRTGDGHSVALLANIGGPADAEAARTAGAEGVGLFRTEFLFLDRSDAPGHDEQVSTYRQVFASFPGAKVVVRTLDVGADKPLPFLPPPGAEPNPALGVRGLRMMRDVPEVLRGQLAALVEATRGTTVELAVMAPMVTDRADAEWFVAQCRDVGVEQIGVMVEVPALALSARHVAPTVDFFSIGTNDLAQYTCAADRESGPLHHFQDAWQPAVLELITLTGTAAAAASIGCGVCGEAAADPVLACVLVGLGATSLSMAASALPLVRAALASHSLEQCRAAAESARRTASPEAARVAARVQLPNLQDLGL, from the coding sequence ATGGCAGACCTGATCGGCAAGGGCGTCAGCCCTGGAGTAGCCGTCGGACCGGCACGGCGCATGGCGCGTGACGTGCCCGAACCCGACTCCTCCGCGACGCACGCCGGGGATGCCGCGGCCGAGACCGCACGCGCCCGCGCCGGGCTGGAGCACGTCGCCACCGATCTCACCCGGCGCGGCGAGAAGGCCGGTGGCGAGGCCGCGGCCGTGCTCAGCGCCCAGGCCCTGATGGCGCGCGATCCCGCGATCGCCAAGGACGTCGAGAAGCGCGTCAACGCGGGCGCCACCGCGCAGCGGGCCACCTACGACGCCTTCCTCGCCTACCGCGAGCCGCTGCTGGCGGCCGGCGGCTATCTCGCCGAACGTGTCGTTGACCTGGACGACGTGCGGGACCGCGTCGTGGCACACCTGCTCGGGGTGCCAATGCCCGGCATCCCTGAGTCCGGGGAACCTTTCATCCTCGTCGCGGCGGACCTCGCCCCCGCCGACACCGCCACCCTGGACCCCGATCGGGTACTCGCCATCGTGACCCGCGAGGGAAGCCCGACCAGCCACACGGCGATCCTCGCACGCACCCTCGGCCTCCCCGCCGTCGTGGCCTGCCCAGGCACCGACGACATCGTTGACGGAACGCTCGTACTCATCGACGGGACCACCGGCGGCGTCACGCTGGATCCCACCACAGAGCGCGTGGGGTCCGTGCTCGACGCCGACCGCGTCCGCACCCAAGCTGCGGCCCGAGCGGAGGGCCCCGGAAGGACGGGCGACGGGCACTCGGTCGCGCTGCTCGCCAACATCGGCGGGCCCGCCGACGCCGAGGCGGCACGGACCGCCGGCGCGGAGGGGGTCGGACTCTTCCGGACCGAGTTCCTGTTCCTCGACCGCTCCGACGCCCCGGGGCACGACGAACAGGTGTCGACCTACCGCCAGGTGTTCGCGAGCTTCCCGGGCGCCAAGGTCGTTGTGCGCACCCTCGACGTGGGGGCGGACAAGCCCCTTCCGTTCCTCCCGCCGCCCGGAGCGGAGCCCAACCCGGCGCTCGGCGTCCGCGGGCTGCGCATGATGCGCGACGTACCGGAGGTGCTGCGTGGGCAGCTCGCCGCCCTGGTCGAGGCCACGCGGGGAACCACGGTGGAACTCGCGGTCATGGCTCCCATGGTCACCGACCGCGCGGACGCCGAGTGGTTCGTCGCCCAGTGCCGCGACGTGGGCGTCGAGCAGATCGGCGTCATGGTGGAGGTGCCCGCGCTCGCGCTCAGCGCACGACACGTCGCCCCCACCGTGGACTTCTTCAGCATCGGCACGAACGACCTCGCCCAGTACACCTGCGCGGCCGACCGGGAGAGCGGACCGCTGCACCACTTCCAGGACGCGTGGCAACCGGCCGTCCTGGAGCTCATCACCCTGACCGGTACCGCGGCGGCTGCCGCCTCCATCGGCTGCGGTGTGTGCGGCGAGGCCGCCGCCGACCCGGTCCTGGCCTGCGTGCTGGTGGGCCTCGGCGCGACGTCGCTGTCCATGGCCGCCTCCGCTCTGCCGTTGGTCCGGGCCGCTCTGGCGTCGCACTCCCTGGAGCAGTGCCGCGCCGCGGCCGAGTCCGCACGCCGTACCGCGAGCCCGGAAGCGGCGCGCGTCGCGGCCCGGGTCCAACTGCCCAACCTGCAGGACCTCGGCCTGTGA